A region of Vigna radiata var. radiata cultivar VC1973A chromosome 10, Vradiata_ver6, whole genome shotgun sequence DNA encodes the following proteins:
- the LOC106774459 gene encoding heterogeneous nuclear ribonucleoprotein F yields the protein MFYRGKFADGGDGREMAAKRQRTVDPGSSFYGASTGSNFMYNPSPYGYVSQPPPPPPFPVVRLRGLPFDCTETDVAEFFHGLDIVDVLFVHKGGKFTGEGFCVLGYPLQVDFALQRNRQNMGRRYVEVFRSKRQEYYKAIANEVSDARGGSPRRSAPRAKSYDEGKDSAEHTGVLRLRGLPFSASKDDIMEFFKDFGLSEDSIHIVMNSEGRPSGEAYVEFASAEDSKAAMVKDRMTLGSRYIELFPSSHSEMEEAISRGR from the exons ATGTTCTACCGAgg TAAATTTGCTGATGGTGGCGATGGGCGTGAAATGGCTGCGAAACGCCAGCGCACAGTTGATCCAGGATCCTCGTTCTATGGTGCTTCCACCGGTTCCAATTTTATGTACAATCCTTCACCTTATGGATATGTCAGCcaacctcctcctcctccaccttTTCCTGTTGTTCGACTGCGAGGCCTTCCTTTTGATTGTACTGAAACTGATGTGGCCGAGTTCTTCCATGGTCTTGACATAGTTGATGTTCTTTTTGTTCACAAAGGCGGCAAGTTCACCGGTGAAGGTTTCTGTGTATTGGGGTATCCTCTTCAAGTTGActttgctcttcaaagaaacagGCAGAATATGGGCAGAAGATACGTTGAAGTTTTCAGAAGCAAGAGGCAGGAATACTACAAGGCAATTGCAAACGAGGTTTCAGATGCCCGAGGTGGTTCACCTCGACGAAGTGCTCCCCGTGCTAAATCATATGATGAAGGAAAAGATTCAGCTGAACACACCGGGGTGTTGCGACTAAGGGGATTGCCATTTTCTGCAAGTAAGGATGACATTATGGAATTCTTCAAGGATTTTGGGCTGTCAGAGGATTCTATTCACATAGTAATGAATTCAGAGGGAAGACCTTCTGGGGAGGCTTATGTGGAATTTGCAAGTGCCGAAGATTCAAAAGCAGCAATGGTAAAGGATAGGATGACCCTTGGGAGTCGCTACATTGAGTTATTTCCTTCATCACACAGTGAGATGGAAGAAGCCATTTCAAGAGGACGGTGA